The Comamonas testosteroni genome contains the following window.
TGCAAGGCTGCCGCCCCCAGGGAAGTGACTAGGCCAATACCGCGCGGCAAAGGCGGCAGCGGCCTCTTGCGCGCAGGGTCGAACAGTCCTTCGGACTCCAACTGGGCCTTGAGGCGCAGAAACTGCTCGAACAAGGCCCCCTGCCCGGCTCGCTGCATGCTCTCCACCACCAGTTGCAGATCGCCACGCTGCTCGTAGACGCCTAGGCGCCCTCTGACTTCGACCAGCTCGCCATCACGCGGCAAGAAACCTACCTGCTCAGCCGCACGACGAAACATGGCGCAGCGAATCTGCCCGCTCGCGTCCTTGAGGTTGAAATAGCAATGCCCGCTGGCAGCACGCGAAAAGCCGCTGAGCTCGCCGCGCACCGCCACCGGATTGAAGCGCGCCTGCAAGGCATCGCCAATGGCGTGGCATAGCGCGCCAACTTCCCACACATGCGGCGTGGCTGCTGGGTTTGGACGTTCAAACAGTGAATTCATGCGGTGTCAGCGAGGTCTTACGCGGGCCGGATTCTCCACAGATGTCGGCGTCCAGCCCTGTCGGCGACAAAGCCAGAAAAATCCTAAACAGCACATGAAGAACATCACCCATCTTATTGATTTAAAACAACTTATAAGGCTTCACACAGGTGTCAAACTCGTAACAAGCCTTTAGAGCGAAGCAGATGACTGCCCGGCATAGCAACTAGATCACAAAGTTATCCACAGATTTCTGTGCTATACGCGAAAGCATTCGCAAAGAATCGCAAGCTCTTTGTGATTGCTCTGTCGCTCCAAGCTCCGTGCACTTCAAGCGCTGCCGCACGATCTTGCTGCGCTGACTCAAGTCAGCTGCATGAGGCCTGTAAAAACGGGTCGCAACGGCACGGCAGTGGGTCATAATCGTCGGCTGCAATTTCTGTACGACGAGGGAGAGCAACGTTGCTGTCGATCATACAAGCCGCAGGATGGCCTATCTGGCCTTTGATTGCCTGCTCGATTTTGGCCCTGGCCCTGATTTTTGAGCGCTTTGCCTCGCTGAAAGCCAGCAAGGTCGCGCCGACCAATCTGCTCAATGAAGCGATTTCGGTCTCCACCAAGCACCTGCCCAGCGCTGAAACCACCCAGCAACTGGCCCAAAGCTCGGTATTGGGTGAGGTTCTTGCCACTGGTCTGCGTACCCGCCAGGCACATCCCGAAAGCAGCGAGGAAGAGCTGCGCTCGGCCATGGAAGGCGCGGGCCGCGCCGCCGCCCACAAGCTGGAAAAGTATTTGAGCGCCCTGGCCACCATTGCCTCGGCCGCTCCGTTGCTGGGCCTGTTGGGCACGGTGATCGGCATGATCGAGATTTTCGGCTCCCAGCCCGGAGCCAGCTCCGGCGCCGGCAACCCCGCCCAGCTCGCCCATGGCATCTCGATTGCGCTCTACAACACGGCATTCGGCCTGATGGTGGCCATTCCTTCGCTGATCTTCTGGCGCTATTTCCGCGCCCGTGTGGACGGCTATCTGCTGGGCATGGAACTGGCGTCCGAGCAGTTCGTGCGCCACCTGGGTCGCCTCAAGCCGGCCAAGTAAGAAGCGGAACACATCCACCATGAACTTCCGTCCTCGTCACCGCGATGAGCCAGAGATCAATCTGATCGCCTTCATCGATGTGCTGCTGGTGGTGCTGATCTTTTTGATGCTCTCCACCACTTACAGCAAGTTCACCGAACTGCAGCTGACCCTGCCCGTGGCCGACACCGAGCAGCAACGCGACCGCCCCAAGGAAATCATCGTCGGCGTCTCCGCTGACGGCCGCTACTCCGTCAACAAGCAGGGCGTGGATGACCGCAGCGTCTCCTCTGTTGCTGCCGCCCTGTCCGGCGCGGCAACAGCGGGCAGTGACAGCGTGGTCATCATCAGCGCCGATGCCAACTCCCCGCACCAGTCAGTGGTGACCGTCATGGAAGCGGCCCGCCACGCAGGACTGTCGCAAATCACGTTTGCCACCCAGACCTCGGCCAGCGCAGGCAAGGCCAACTAGGAACTCGCTATCCCTCTTTTGGTGATGACACCACATGAAAAACGGGCCATCTGGCCCGTTTTTCTTTGTCCTCAGGCCTGGAGACCCAGCACCGTCAGATCCAGCTTGCCGCTGGAAACCGGCGGGCACCAGAAATAGCAGCCCGTCAGCGGCCTGGAAAAGCGGAACAGTCCATCGCTGATGCCGTCATCCATGCCCAGCATGCGGCGCATCTGAGCCTCGAAAGCGTCGAAGCTGCAACCAAAGGCGGAGAACATCAAGCCGCTGCGATCACGGCCCTGCGGGCTGACGCTCCACCAGGGCATGGAGCGTCGCACCACAAAGGCTTCCGGCTCAAAGCTCTCCTGCGCCGTGCGCTTGACATGGGCCGACTCAGGGGCATCGTCCAGCTCCTCGTTGTCGCTGCGGCGACGCCCCACGGCATGGTCCTGCTCCGTGGTGCTCATGCTGCCAAAGGCCGAGTAGTCATGCTCCCACTGCTGCAAGGCCCAGTAACTGCAGCCGTCCAGACCAGCTCCCAGTTCTGCCGCAATGCCGGCAACCACGGCCTCATCGTCCTCGGGGTTCTCGGTGCCGTCTTCATAACCGGTCAGATCACGGCCATGACCGTTGTCCGAGCGCTGGTGCACAAAGGCATCCACGATGTGATCAAGCTTGAAAACCGGTGCCAGCAAGTTGGTCAGCTTGGCCGTCAGGGCGATCAGCTCACCACGTTGATCGCCGCGCAGCCACAGGCACAGCGCATAAGGTGTGCTGGGTGCTTCGAACTGCGGTCCCTTTAGGTGCGGGAACTCGCGCATCAGCGGCAGTTTCTTGTCCAGTTGCTGCAGCACCTGCAGTCCCAGACCCGCCACT
Protein-coding sequences here:
- a CDS encoding MotA/TolQ/ExbB proton channel family protein translates to MLSIIQAAGWPIWPLIACSILALALIFERFASLKASKVAPTNLLNEAISVSTKHLPSAETTQQLAQSSVLGEVLATGLRTRQAHPESSEEELRSAMEGAGRAAAHKLEKYLSALATIASAAPLLGLLGTVIGMIEIFGSQPGASSGAGNPAQLAHGISIALYNTAFGLMVAIPSLIFWRYFRARVDGYLLGMELASEQFVRHLGRLKPAK
- a CDS encoding ExbD/TolR family protein, whose protein sequence is MNFRPRHRDEPEINLIAFIDVLLVVLIFLMLSTTYSKFTELQLTLPVADTEQQRDRPKEIIVGVSADGRYSVNKQGVDDRSVSSVAAALSGAATAGSDSVVIISADANSPHQSVVTVMEAARHAGLSQITFATQTSASAGKAN
- a CDS encoding Dyp-type peroxidase, which encodes MTKAQAGILASLPEQGRYVFFTLAGAGADLQNSLKKLQTSVDGQQVVAGLGLQVLQQLDKKLPLMREFPHLKGPQFEAPSTPYALCLWLRGDQRGELIALTAKLTNLLAPVFKLDHIVDAFVHQRSDNGHGRDLTGYEDGTENPEDDEAVVAGIAAELGAGLDGCSYWALQQWEHDYSAFGSMSTTEQDHAVGRRRSDNEELDDAPESAHVKRTAQESFEPEAFVVRRSMPWWSVSPQGRDRSGLMFSAFGCSFDAFEAQMRRMLGMDDGISDGLFRFSRPLTGCYFWCPPVSSGKLDLTVLGLQA